A region from the Leishmania panamensis strain MHOM/PA/94/PSC-1 chromosome 20 sequence genome encodes:
- a CDS encoding hypothetical protein (TriTrypDB/GeneDB-style sysID: LpmP.20.5110), protein MATHASKSSDVTAESLYRDVVWPALWKVLQLTPPPSSTPADARAGISGGATEHVRCAHSLQRAVTQALLQLLRTACTDPGTSSMNVISLGVMQEVVSHLLLHPHGTEQATASQIVPEAQKGVLDSATTSPTAAAAAVEVERLYLLVCAAIHLSAQMAVAQMAAATTTPTAGTGAAYAATANTAVPPQLPWGVAQASKSVAAGIFALSSSVHSSSFISLPSPIASRAAPSVLGPPSSPMATIAPQLLLLQQQLNLHHLWFTFLYVYLQQLSSHTPKDTTAYARFFASCGDECRKRLAIAPVLSDEDDDVDDGVGTVGTIMHQSTAASETAALQAWSHVSADLLRDTIARTRFRRAALLFKSFVPHMLTQAPTVTFLLVDVLSEFARSWSVFTRCIPAGCMADDVAHRLARYDARGIVHGNSPASPSHQWQQCIDLLRAYGDRLTLLLGTGTPHGHLVTTALCAVLSALYVLPHTRGTAPVSSAGEASVVAAGTAVGARGKRDEEAAVLEMETAYGQPRRTSTLITVGATATPSVAGESLMSEAEWRLRHYAPFGQLLAYTRILELQKAHLFAVATAQLRVGRSVAQQVEHTRMLALAALYCGVAGWDLTVLMYHFAECPLNPFGGPETPPPALPSSALARYTAAVQQYVEQTHAELIIDLPFTELCAHDGSADGGGSGRSKGPRFRGMRRSGGGYGQQQQQQGLLPHSSSSAIPSRGELHTRRFLRLVHPDPLLLNWRHHLTVAEASVAATATQNRTSTAAIGGGSGSNTTAVPTGVTQSSVTSFSSTAAASGTNSAAGYSNGSSGVPDLLLSPCCLVRDILVSGQCALAADGMRHLAKPRTPRVARTWDASIDALSVNVLLLPRRAYPQHISVAYYVTTLLRRWLQRWEVADQPQQAGQVEVPTVMQLRDEVFRVLSSFVPILSVIQSYMANQSLLVSILARLSWMCRTTAAAATAAVLASAATTTFSNCGVAPPTPNAVFALAEQLLVVFVMPCIRVLPPAPMVYDVMEDILRLFARFSTPDAQTHVVVPYGENAAMPLHMIDWLQALLPSVKFVTAYRTKQQQQQQQEEAVHGWPPLPLVHPHDALLRTEREALLSQSLKRLNAENLDEYRALLRPILYAEPLLVAHRLFIQAVGYNNNFLDVHTRLLRGLPGAVLMLVVQQGLVLMARYAAEEKITEANGESRVAILAVFVATLWRDNLDAVDGVLLVRRVELALRSDSSDEILLGTELCKALLAVMTHRTLEHEEKYNPAQLKALAYTPSTTSFFGRGAMTSFRVRYWKDTASSPQLLLSPVDVFVGARQALLTALQQPCLVPIQGEKEGEDDEENEKQPASAAPSEHRLTLGQQTLLHLCRLQSRIYELQRDFDGGAELILLSSAGRYNTINDMLVALEELSPPPTERPVLERLCICIHQVALPHMASLIEAQQRRKFEWASASTSNGGAVPSDAVYSIPAPTFSRVVAAVDKPALPPIAQLLQYFTAAHFEYTPDPYDAARCEWRQCMERARSLTSQSLRDNKSSGTVSGRRAASIVTWLNAEAKNIDTEESMHKLQHNSSTAARVALLELIQRELIPSTAALASEADDRLVELAGSYLLPRAVLNLREAATVAAFFTWLFEEATSAAEPAAAAGQDEAKQTRWSLRCRAIDLALTFVAAAFTYFVGFTDDECKRLGCVLQHLLQIPALSAHYQRLDAAARLSPFLLKYIQALSFRAKPGSEATAAVGGGAQVLGDKNALTEAAAAPSKNAVCDADAATHGGRAAVNSGGLRTVTSAVFEGFLQLPNARLTNANDANSSERATPVSLLSLAMARGLVSSAEQSNESLSAASTAADAAPGTLSAVPLQFESYLIRAMIQLLTHEEDVPAYAHRNLFLVLEQLDKSTFPATLCAVDLLIRAVEPHASKTKSYYALASAVLKLLRGNRRHRRELQHTIAALRHGEESAALTTLQAVRDEEDGSAMPQVRMAAAACHGQWRLNEHYMRQLLQNEAAVLLEDAQVRHRVDKDSEEGEGNEESTNDSQEENNAADAVSCSSDDDGQDVNVEGMSDDLSAAASAQESGEEDEENDDSGSGEDASCLGSEEDDDEEHDDGNDQDEYVKSDDGEDASPAPRKRRLEQ, encoded by the coding sequence ATGGCGACTCACGCGTCGAAGTCTTCTGACGTGACGGCAGAGTCACTCTACCGTGACGTCGTCTGGCCCGCGCTTTGGAAGGTACTGCAGctcacgccgccgccatcgtcgaCTCCTGCTGATGCCCGTGCAGGGATCAGCGGTGGTGCTACCGAGCATGTACGCTGTGCCCATAGCCTGCAGAGGGCTGTTACACAggcgcttctccagctcctccgcaccgcctgcacaGACCCTGGCACATCCTCCATGAATGTGATTTCGTTGGGTGTTATGCAAGAAGTCGTGTcgcaccttctccttcacccccATGGCACCGAGCAAGCCACAGCTTCGCAGATCGTGCCGGAGGCACAGAAGGGTGTGTTAGACTCGGCGACAACCTCGCctaccgctgcagcggctgctgtcgAGGTGGAGCGCCTCTACCTCTTGGTGTGTGCGGCGATACATCTGAGTGCGCAGATGGCTGTCGCCCAGATGGCGGCGGCCACGACCACCCCAACAGCTGGGACTGGTGCTGCTTACGCGGCGACGGCAAAtacagcggtgccgccgcagctgccatgGGGTGTCGCGCAGGCCTCCAAGTCGGTGGCTGCCGGTATCTTTGCCCTATCGTCCTCCGTGCACTCTTCTTCGTTCATCTCCCTGCCGTCACCGATTGCCTCACGCGCGGCTCCGAGTGTGCTGGggccgccctcctccccgaTGGCAACCATAgcaccacagctgctgctgttgcagcagcagctaaATCTGCACCACCTCTGGTTCACGTTTCTCTATGTgtacctgcagcagctgtcgTCCCATACGCCTAAGGACACAACCGCGTACGCgcgcttcttcgccagcTGTGGTGACGAGTGCCGCAAGCGCCTCGCCATCGCCCCAGTACTGTccgacgaagacgacgacgtcgacgacgGAGTCGGTACTGTGGGCACGATAATGCACCAGTCGACCGCCGCAAGTGAAACGGCCGCACTTCAGGCGTGGTCGCATGTCTCGGCTGACCTACTCCGCGACACGATTGCTCGCACGCGATTTCGCCGAGCCGCGCTTCTCTTCAAGTCGTTTGTTCCCCATATGCTGACGCAGGCCCCGACAGTGACATTCCTGCTCGTCGACGTACTCAGCGAGTTTGCTCGCAGCTGGTCGGTGTTTACTCGGTGCATTCCAGCAGGGTGCATGGCGGACGATGTGGCGCATCGACTAGCTCGCTACGATGCCCGTGGCATAGTTCATGGCAACAGTCCTGCTAGTCCATCTCATCAATGGCAGCAGTGTATTGACTTGCTTCGCGCCTACGGTGACCgtctcacgctgctgctcgggaCGGGCACACCGCATGGTCACTTGGTAACGACCGCGCTATGCGCCGTTCTCTCAGCGCTTTACGTGTTGCCGCACACTCGCGGCACCGCCCCCGTGTCGAGCGCGGGTGAGGCAAGTGTCGTAGCCGCTGGCACTGCAGTCGGTGCGCGTGGCAAGCGTGATGAGGAAGCGGCTGTGCTGGAAATGGAGACAGCCTACGGGCAGCCACGCCGCACGTCGACGCTCATCACTGTCGGGGCAACCGCGACACCGTCAGTGGCTGGCGAGTCACTCATGAGTGAGGCCGAGTGGCGGCTGAGGCACTACGCGCCGTTCGGCCAGCTCCTCGCCTACACACGCATTCTGGAGCTGCAGAAGGCTCACCTGTTCGCCGTTGCCacggcacagctgcgcgtCGGCCGAAGCGTAGCGCAGCAGGTAGAGCACACGCGGATGCTGGCGCTGGCCGCGCTGTACTGTGGCGTGGCTGGGTGGGACTTGACAGTATTGATGTACCACTTTGCGGAGTGTCCACTAAACCCATTTGGCGGCCCCGAgacgccaccacctgcactgCCAAgctcggcgctggcgcggtaTACCGCTGCAGTTCAGCAGTACGTTGAGCAGACCCATGCCGAGCTTATTATAGACTTGCCTTTTACAGAGCTGTGCGcgcacgacggcagcgctgacggtggtggcagcggcaggtctAAGGGTCCACGCTTTCGCGGCATGCGTCGCAGCGGGGGCGGCTATGgccaacaacagcagcaacagggaTTGCTACCGCATTCATCGTCGTCAGCGATTCCTTCGCGCGGAGAGCTGCACACACGTCGATTTCTGCGCCTTGTGCACCCCGATCCACTGCTGCTCAATTGGCGCCATCACCTCACCGTAGCGGAAGCGTCGGTAGCCGCCACAGCAACACAAAACAGGACCTCCACAGCTGCCattggaggaggaagtggcaGCAACACCACTGCCGTGCCAACGGGTGTCACGCAGAGCTCTGTAACGTCGTTCTCTTCAACGGCTGCTGCCTCAGGCACCAACTCGGCTGCCGGGTATTCGAACGGGAGTAGCGGTGTCCCAGACTTACTCCTGTCGCCATGCTGCTTGGTGCGCGATATCCTTGTTTCAGGGCAATGCGCCCTGGCTGCAGATGGTATGCGCCACCTCGCCAAGCCGAGAACGCCTCGCGTGGCCAGAACATGGGACGCCAGCATTGACGCACTGAGCGTGAACGTGCTCCTGCTCCCGCGCCGCGCGTATCCGCAGCACATTAGTGTTGCCTACTACGTGACGACCCTGCTGCGTCGGTGGCTGCAACGGTGGGAAGTTGCCGACCAGCCGCAACAGGCGGGTCAAGTCGAAGTTCCTACAGTGATGCAGCTGCGGGATGAGGTCTTccgcgttctctcttctttcgtGCCCATCTTGTCAGTGATACAGAGCTACATGGCGAACCAGTCGCTGCTCGTCAGCATCCTGGCACGACTATCCTGGATGTGTCGaaccaccgccgcagcagcaacagcagcagtactaGCGTCAGCGGCAACCACCACATTCTCGAACTGCGGCGTTGCACCGCCGACTCCGAATGCAGTCTTCGCCCtggcagagcagctgcttgTCGTCTTCGTCATGCCATGCATTCGCGTgttgccgcctgcgccgaTGGTTTACGATGTGATGGAGGATATCCTGCGACTCTTTGCCCGCTTCAGCACCCCcgacgcacagacgcacgtgGTGGTGCCGTACGGCGAGAACGCTGCCATGCCGTTGCACATGATCGACTGGCtccaggcgctgctgccctccgTGAAGTTTGTGACCGCGTACCGaacgaagcagcagcagcagcagcagcaggaggaggcagtgcaTGGGTGGCCTCCGCTTCCATTGGTGCACCCgcacgatgcgctgctgcgcacagaACGGGAAGCACTCCTGTCCCAGTCTCTAAAGCGTCTCAACGCTGAAAACCTGGACGAGTatcgcgcgctgctgcgccccaTCTTATATGCGGAGCCGCTACTCGTCGCCCATCGACTGTTCATACAAGCCGTCGGCTACAACAATAACTTCCTCGATGTCCACACCCGTCTCCTGCGCGGATTGCCCGGTGCGGTACTAATGCTTGTTGTGCAGCAAGGTCTCGTGTTGATGGCTCGCTACGCGGCGGAAGAGAAGATCACAGAAGCCAACGGGGAGAGCCGTGTGGCGATCCTGGCAGTCTTTGTTGCAACTCTGTGGCGGGATAACCTCGACGCAGTGGATGGCGTGCTACTGGTGCGGCGCGTCGAGCTCGCCTTACGCAGTGACAGTAGTGACGAGATACTGCTCGGTACGGAGCTCTGTAaggccctcctcgccgtgATGACGCATCGCACGCTGGAGCACGAGGAGAAGTATAACCCTGCACAGCTCAAGGCACTGGCCTACACgccttccaccacctccttcttTGGTAGAGGTGCCATGACGTCCTTTCGAGTTCGGTACTGGAAAGACACGGCGAGCAgtccacagctgctgctgtcgccagtGGACGTCTTTGTCGGGGCCCGGCAGGCACTACTGACTGCCTTGCAGCAGCCGTGCCTGGTGCCGATTCAGGGTGAAAAAGAGGGcgaggacgatgaggagaacgagaagcagcctgccagcgctgcccctTCGGAGCATCGTCTCACCCTCGGTCAACAGACACTCCTTCACCTGTGCCGCCTTCAAAGCCGCATCtacgagctgcagcgtgacttcgacggcggcgcagagtTGATCCTCCTGTCCTCAGCGGGACGCTACAACACAATCAATGACATGCTGGTAGCGCTCGAAGAACTGTCACCTCCGCCTACTGAGCGTCCGGTGCTGGAACGCCTGTGCATCTGCATTCATCAAGTAGCCCTTCCTCACATGGCGTCGCTCAtagaagcgcagcagcgccgcaagTTCGAGTGGGCGTCGGCTTCCACCAGCAACGGCGGTGCCGTGCCGTCAGACGCGGTCTACAGTATACCGGCACCCACCTTCTCGAGGGTCGTGGCAGCTGTCGACAAGCCCGCGCTGCCCCCGATTGCACAGCTTCTGCAGTACTTCACTGCCGCGCACTTTGAGTACACGCCGGATCCCTACGACGCCGCTCGGTGCGAATGGCGCCAGTGCATGGAGCGGGCACGAAGCCTGACGAGCCAGAGCTTGAGGGACAACAAGTCTTCCGGCACGGTGAGTGGACGTCGTGCAGCATCGATCGTGACGTGGTTGAACGCCGAGGCGAAAAACATAGATACGGAGGAGTCCATGCACAAGCTCCAACACAACTCCTCCACTGCGGCCCGTGTGGCGCTTCTAGAGCTGATTCAGCGCGAGCTCATTCCTTCCACGGCAGCGCTCGCGTCTGAAGCGGATGACCGTCTCGTGGAGCTGGCTGGGTCATACCTCCTGCCCCGCGCCGTGCTGAACCTCCGTGAAGCGGCAACGGTGGCCGCCTTTTTCACGTGGCTCTTCGAGGAAGCAACGTCGGCGGCCGagcccgcagcagcggcagggcaGGACGAGGCTAAGCAGACACGGTGGTCGCTGCGCTGTCGTGCCATCGACCTCGCCTTGACGTTTGTCGCGGCGGCCTTTACCTACTTTGTGGGCTTCACGGATGACGAGTGCAAACGCCTCGggtgcgtgctgcagcacctcctgcagatACCCGCCCTCAGTGCCCATTATCAGCGCCTggacgcagctgcgcgtctgTCGCCATTCCTGCTTAAGTACATTCAGGCGCTGTCCTTCCGCGCAAAGCCTGGTAGTGaagccactgccgccgtcggGGGCGGGGCTCAAGTGCTCGGCGACAAGAACGCCCTcacagaggcagcagcggcgcccaGCAAAAACGCCGTATGTGACGCGGACGCTGCAACGCACggaggcagagctgctgtcaacagcggcggcctccGCACTGTAACTAGTGCTGTCTTTGAGGGTTTTCTTCAGCTGCCAAACGCTCGTCTCACCAACGCCAATGACGCGAACAGCAGCGAACGCGCCACTCCGGTGTCCTTGCTGAGTTTGGCAATGGCGCGAGGACTCGTGTCGTCGGCGGAGCAATCGAATGAGTCGCTGTcagccgcctccactgctgccgatGCCGCGCCTGGCACCCTCTCTGCCGTCCCGTTGCAGTTCGAGTCGTACCTCATCAGAGCGATGATTCAGCTGCTCACTCATGAGGAGGACGTTCCTGCCTACGCCCACCGCAACCTCTTTCTCGTCCTTGAGCAGCTTGACAAGAGCACCTTTCCCGCGACTTTGTGTGCTGTGGACTTGCTTATTCGTGCTGTCGAGCCGCACGCGTCGAAGACGAAGTCGTACTACGCCTTGGCCTCGGCcgtgctgaagctgctgcgggggAATCGACGCCACCGTCGCGAGCTTCAGCATACAATTGCGGCACTCCGCCACGGAGAGGAAAGCGCTGCTCTCACTACCTTGCAGGCAGTGCGGGACGAAGAAGACGGTAGTGCGATGCCACAGGTCCGTATGGCCGCCGCGGCCTGTCACGGGCAGTGGCGTCTCAATGAACACTACAtgaggcagctgctgcagaacgaggcggcggtgctgctggaagaCGCACAGGTACGCCATCGAGTCGACAAAGACAGTGAGGAGGGCGAAGGGAACGAGGAGAGCACCAACGATAGCCAGGAGGAGAacaacgccgccgacgccgtaAGTTGTTcgagcgacgacgacggtcAAGACGTGAATGTAGAGGGCATGAGCGACGATTTGTCTGCTGCGGCTTCCGCACAAGAgagtggggaagaggacgaggagaacgaTGACAGTGGAAGCGGCGAGGACGCGTCGTGCTTAGGCTCCGAGGAAGATGATGACGAAGAGCACGACGATGGCAACGATCAAGACGAGTATGTTAAGAGTGACGACGGCGAAGATGCgtcgcctgcgccgcgcAAACGCCGTCTCGAGCAGTGA
- the CYP15 gene encoding cyclophilin 15, putative (TriTrypDB/GeneDB-style sysID: LpmP.20.5120) has product MFFYPPPPPAPHFLLSALTRIHGLPLATRTPPNIANTTDTTPCRIPPSAMQVELSLLFPHTLKELPVSFFIPLLAQRPRTVANLFFMCSGQLPLPAELLAAVHLTESEVAYTTTDNAKAAGLLPLSNSAVVRIDKTSVIEIGSSTTKSIFGGFIPDEPVTLPADTAARGQSIATTMSSLKAGTLLYGNLGMPNTQACRYYILLESVTTPEQRREFAGFAPLGMVTSGLAELKRAASQTAVQPCTLMPKKKVVVSECRLQLDYAKLTSSSEAGASALPLGGPREGTSQNVGKRQPTNPHERVAGRVRRRDDDDEDEQTDARTAVESDDGNTSGPDAAPLHSTGFFRMSARFPRAVLASATGSPLKRRRAEAFVVGDDGMPALRTTAIAPGEQVNSDGTAAPFEFFKAQQDAFMNDIDCIKDAQRQRLNCKAGKKKKSQQAFASSSSRGWHASSQKHRNSGTRATGSRAPSKSNAKKMVPWRY; this is encoded by the coding sequence ATGTTcttttaccccccccccccgcccgccCCTCACTTTCTGCTATCTGCCCTCACGCGCATCCATGGCCTGCCTCTtgccacacgcacgccacctAACATTGCAAATACTACAGATACGACCCCCTGCAGGATCCCTCCATCGGCAATGCAAGTTGAGCTCTCGTTGCTCTTTCCCCACACTCTCAAGGAGCTGCCGGTGAGCTTCTTTATTCCCCTTTTAGCCCAGCGTCCGCGCACCGTGGCGAATTTGTTCTTTATGTGCTCAGGGCAGTTGCCTTTGCCAGCGGAGttgcttgctgctgtgcacctCACAGAGTCTGAGGTCGCCTACACAACGACCGATAATGCCAAGGCGGCTGGTCTGTTGCCGCTTAGCAACTCCGCGGTCGTTCGCATCGACAAGACGTCTGTGATAGAaatcggcagcagcaccaccaagTCAATCTTTGGCGGCTTCATCCCAGATGAGCCAGTGACGCTGCCAGCCGACACAGCCGCGCGTGGACAGAGCATTGCAACCACCATGTCCTCACTGAAAGCGGGCACGCTCCTGTACGGCAATCTCGGCATGCCAAACACGCAAGCCTGCCGCTATTACATTCTTCTTGAGTCTGTCACAACTcccgagcagcggcgcgagtTCGCCGGCTTCGCACCGCTAGGGATGGTGACAAGCGGCTTGGCAGAGCTGAAAAGGGCGGCATCACAGACTGCGGTGCAGCCATGCACTCTGATGCCCAAGAAGAAAGTGGTTGTCTCTGAGTGCCGGTTGCAGCTCGACTACGCGAAGCTGACATCCTCCTCCGAAGCTGGCGCTTCTGCATTGCCACTTGGCGGTCCCCGCGAGGGCACCAGTCAAAACGTTGGGAAGCGACAGCCCACAAACCCGCACGAGCGCGTCGCTGGCCGTGTGCGCCGCCGtgatgatgacgacgaggacgagcaaACCGATGCACGCACCGCTGTGgagagcgacgacggcaacaCCAGCGGCcctgacgcagcgccgttgcATAGCACCGGATTTTTCAGAATGTCAGCGCGCTTCCCGAGAGCAGTGCTGGCCTCCGCTACGGGCTCCCCCCTGAAGCGACGCCGCGCAGAAGCATTCGTAGTTGGCGATGACGGTATGCCCGCTCTCCGTACGACTGCGATCGCGCCAGGCGAGCAGGTCAACAGTGACGGCACTGCGGCACCGTTCGAGTTCTTCAAGGCCCAGCAAGACGCCTTCATGAATGACATTGACTGCATCAAGgacgcgcagcggcagcgactgaATTGTAAAGccggaaagaaaaagaagtcCCAGCAGGCATTTGCATCGAGCAGCTCACGTGGATGGCACGCTAGCTCGCAGAAGCaccgcaacagcggcacgcGCGCTACGGGATCGAGGGCGCCCTCGAAAAGTAACGCAAAAAAGATGGTGCCCTGGCGGTACTGA
- a CDS encoding hypothetical protein (TriTrypDB/GeneDB-style sysID: LpmP.20.5130), with the protein MRRTRWSFDTGAAAASAAGRALLQPRRTGKLDAQADTTSPVRRCSTTDANTADGGATAPSAATRPVHSLRLAVVRPDVLDDWVPELNDVAAQQISCDEATTLVVWRCSRCQKRYQCTVQARVARGRAACPHCGGSSSTSGEASASNSAAALATSRVEVRETLDKTHPDLAARWDVARNGALLPSHVTASSTRPVWWLPAARTALLPSSAAQRSFLRPVFACVYDSASPEVQAAATAAMEWRLLHEIRRVAHIEEAEKAGAIPVTLCGNQVGTPRAAAWLTGSGSAVAEASRPSLATMTAVDVHVVERMWKDRMSRLSMPENVADGTSPQIPAPHLAGALSRELFAHSPTSVRRGATSDATAAASTVREALLGRYFEFVCRQRRGNTSIKEQKPFTPVLASLSQLSSAAAATASSAAKSISPSWTDFFTLTRDSALPKGYIDPNAALYFPGAAEAAAHNVAATAASEVEKVDSLRLTPSQMHPTVLTKYPRRPPSPHLREDDVLQTTPPMMRTGADAVEGSDSGNKKASAPHQVKYRQLMHHVHMPFGHAATAEEESAAKLAAEYDVDDDDIGRGNGSGPAHTADNAATFATELRGARGASDTTTHGAGKHRGRAATTASLIESAIAALGEAFSTAEAGSSSNQRYHREAHRTAALSDELMASCSEVARRTSTRPRRFRLSLPDEAPQRRQWNVVSKSIDADNSGAAQPDHFDAPQAPRKVARPRQVKKETPSATAQ; encoded by the coding sequence ATGCGGCGCACGCGATGGTCGTTCGACAccggggcagcagcagcgtcggcagcggGGCGCGCCTTGTTGCAACCACGGAGGACGGGGAAGCTTGacgcacaggcagacacCACCAGCCCTGTGCGCCGTTGCTCGACAACGGACGCTAATACGGCTGATGGTGGGGCCACAGCACCATCGGCGGCCACCCGCCCTGTGCATTCGCTTCGTCTGGCAGTCGTACGTCCTGACGTCCTGGATGATTGGGTGCCAGAGCTGAACGACGTCGCTGCACAGCAGATCTCCTGTGACGAAGCGACGACGCTGGTGGTGTGGAGATGCTCTCGCTGCCAAAAGCGGTACCAGTGCACTGTGCAAGCCCGCGTAGCTCGCGGCCGGGCAGCTTGCCCGCActgtggtggcagcagcagcacatcaggCGAAGCTTCTGCCAGCAACTCGGCAGCAGCCTTGGCAACCTCTCGGGTGGAGGTCAGAGAGACGCTCGACAAGACACATCCTGATCTCGCTGCGCGCTGGGATGTCGCTCGCAACGGCGCGCTCCTGCCCTCTCACGTAACGGCGTCAAGCACACGGCCGGTGTGGTGGCTTCCTGCCGcgcgcacagcgctgctACCGTCCTCGGCTGCACAGCGCAGCTTTCTTCGCCCGGTgttcgcgtgtgtgtacgacTCCGCGAGTCCAGAGGTGCAGGcggccgcgacggcggcgatggagtGGCGGCTGCTCCATGAAATACGCCGTGTCGCGCACATTGAAGAGGCAGAAAAAGCTGGTGCTATCCCTGTGACGCTGTGCGGCAACCAGGTGGGTACaccacgtgctgctgcatggcTAACCGGGTCTGGAAGCGCAGTGGCCGAAGCCTCGCGACCGTCTTTAGCCACCATGACGGCCGTTGATGTGCACGTGGTTGAGCGCATGTGGAAAGACCGCATGTCGCGACTGTCAATGCCAGAAAATGTGGCAGATGGTACATCTCCGCAGATCCCGGCGCCACACCTCGCCGGCGCCTTGTCACGCGAGCTCTTCGCGCACTCGCCGACCTCTGTTCGTAGGGGTGCAACTTCAGAtgccacggcagccgcctcaACAGTGCGGGAGGCCTTGCTAGGTCGATATTTCGAGTTTGTCTGCCGTCAGCGGAGAGGCAACACCAGCATCAAAGAGCAAAAGCCCTTCACACCTGTACTGGCAAGTCTCTCACAGCTGagttccgctgctgccgccaccgcatcaTCTGCGGCCAAGAGCATATCCCCATCATGGACCGATTTTTTCACACTGACGAGGGACTCAGCGCTGCCAAAGGGATACATCGACCCGAACGCGGCCCTGTACTTCCCAGGCGCCGCggaagcggcggcacacaatgtggcggcgacagcggcatcCGAAGTGGAGAAAGTGGACTCGCTGCGGCTGACGCCATCCCAGATGCACCCCACTGTCCTTACCAAGTACCCACGGCGTCCTCCGTCGCCTCATCTACGAGAGGACGACGTGCTGCAGACGACGCCGCCAATGATGAGGaccggcgccgacgctgtcgaaggcagcgacagcggtaACAAGAAGGCCTCCGCCCCTCACCAGGTCAAGTACAGGCAACTGATGCATCACGTTCATATGCCGTTTGGGCATGCTgccacagcagaggaggagagtgcaGCGAAACTGGCAGCCGAGTATGACGTCGATGATGACGACATCGGTCGTGGCAATGGCAGCGGGCCTGCCCACACGGCAGACAACGCGGCCACGTTTGCCACAGAGCTGCGTGGCGCGCGCGGCGCATCGGATACAACGACGCATGGGGCGGGTAAGCAccgtggcagagctgcaacGACGGCCTCCCTCATCGAATCTGCCATTGCTGCTCTCGGCGAGGCCTTCTCCACAGCAGAggcgggcagcagcagcaatcaACGCTATCATCGTGAGGCGCATcggacagcggcgctgagTGACGAGCTGATGGCGTCGTGCAGCGAGGTTGCTCGACGCACCAGTACACGACCGCGTCGCTTtcgcctctcgctccctgacgaggcgccgcagcggaggCAATGGAACGTGGTGTCAAAGTCGATCGATGCCGacaacagcggtgctgcgcagcctgACCACTTTGATGCTCCGCAAGCGCCGCGCAAAGTGGCCCGGCCACGTCAAGTCAAGAAAGAGACGCCAAGTGCAACAGCACAGTGA